A single region of the Changchengzhania lutea genome encodes:
- a CDS encoding bifunctional metallophosphatase/5'-nucleotidase — MKKLKKKFLAIISILVLLVFLVACKTEKSNEIKTSIKTKDTLSITVLQTADIHGQLDTHPELFWEDDEIVFKDRGGLANIKTLFDRERKKNPNRTIIVDGGDLIQGSGYAALSEGKVMPEIIKNMGYDAIIPGNWEVVYGKNIMMDVMQSYNTNVIAQNMFHEKNEKSLFPAYWIKEIEGVRIGFIGINDPDVPVRQNPIFSEGITFSGLDDKLKGMVDDIKIKEKVDVLFLVTHIGIFKQVELANSPISENADYILGNDTHERVREPIQGKYAKVTEPGAFGSFVGKLTLNFVDGKLVGDAYKLIEVDPEVFPADKKIQALVDTAKAPYKEHLETVIGYTETPIYRYLTVENPMDNMITDAARWKTGVDISISNGFRFGNPIVPEKGKPAPITRANLWNLLPVNEKVKTGKVTGKQIKDWLEKEMHNAFSQNPTERFGGWLVRFSGMKVDFKSQNEKGHRISSITINGEPMQDTQHYTISACVRPGDPMDNLCRMPNVKEVEVMDYTIHDVVEEYLKENSPVSPILEGRAYCEYLGRYSFSTVPKTEYKFH; from the coding sequence ATGAAAAAATTGAAGAAAAAATTTCTGGCAATTATTTCCATTTTGGTACTATTGGTATTCTTGGTTGCCTGTAAAACTGAAAAATCGAACGAAATAAAAACCAGTATAAAGACAAAGGACACCTTGAGCATTACCGTGTTGCAAACTGCCGATATACACGGCCAACTCGATACACATCCCGAACTATTTTGGGAAGATGACGAAATAGTCTTCAAAGACCGTGGCGGTCTTGCCAACATTAAGACACTTTTTGACCGAGAACGCAAGAAAAATCCTAATAGAACCATCATCGTCGATGGCGGCGACCTTATTCAAGGGAGTGGCTATGCAGCATTGTCAGAGGGAAAAGTAATGCCCGAAATCATAAAAAATATGGGCTATGACGCAATAATACCAGGTAATTGGGAAGTCGTCTATGGTAAGAACATAATGATGGACGTGATGCAAAGTTATAATACTAATGTAATCGCTCAAAATATGTTTCACGAAAAAAATGAAAAATCACTGTTTCCTGCCTATTGGATAAAGGAAATTGAAGGGGTGCGTATCGGTTTTATAGGGATTAACGACCCCGATGTTCCCGTACGGCAAAATCCAATTTTCAGTGAAGGAATTACTTTTAGCGGACTTGACGATAAACTGAAGGGAATGGTGGATGATATCAAGATTAAAGAAAAAGTAGATGTACTGTTCTTGGTCACACACATAGGGATTTTTAAACAGGTAGAGCTCGCCAATAGTCCCATCTCTGAAAATGCAGATTATATCTTGGGCAACGATACCCACGAAAGGGTACGCGAACCCATTCAGGGCAAATATGCCAAGGTTACCGAACCGGGTGCTTTTGGTTCCTTTGTGGGGAAACTTACACTTAATTTTGTAGATGGAAAGTTGGTCGGAGATGCTTACAAACTTATCGAAGTTGACCCGGAGGTATTCCCGGCAGATAAGAAGATACAGGCTCTTGTAGATACTGCCAAAGCACCGTACAAAGAACACCTGGAAACGGTTATAGGCTATACCGAAACACCCATTTACCGATACCTGACCGTTGAAAACCCTATGGATAATATGATTACCGATGCTGCTCGCTGGAAAACTGGTGTGGATATCTCCATTTCAAACGGATTCCGGTTTGGTAATCCCATTGTTCCAGAAAAAGGAAAACCTGCCCCCATCACAAGGGCAAACTTATGGAACCTCCTTCCTGTAAACGAAAAGGTCAAAACTGGAAAAGTAACAGGAAAACAAATCAAGGACTGGTTGGAAAAGGAAATGCACAATGCCTTTTCCCAAAACCCTACCGAACGTTTCGGTGGTTGGCTGGTGCGATTTTCCGGGATGAAAGTAGATTTTAAAAGTCAGAATGAAAAAGGTCATCGCATCAGTAGCATAACAATTAATGGCGAACCTATGCAAGACACACAGCATTATACTATCTCTGCCTGTGTACGACCTGGCGACCCGATGGACAATCTGTGCAGAATGCCCAATGTAAAGGAAGTTGAAGTAATGGATTACACCATACACGATGTGGTAGAAGAATACCTAAAAGAGAATTCTCCCGTATCGCCCATCTTGGAAGGGAGGGCATACTGCGAATATCTCGGTAGGTATTCGTTTTCAACCGTACCCAAAACCGAATATAAATTTCATTAA
- a CDS encoding DsrE family protein, protein MKTYIFSSILFLLTLFSTANLQAQQNVNNSKNNYVVLTKKIPQLQPILLTAEALKEEDGKAFGDFQVIICGKEIGDITDTEKIAAFIEKAEKAGVHLVACGFSLNKFKVDKTKVPKEMKVVENGILYNFQLQKKGYKNISL, encoded by the coding sequence ATGAAAACATACATTTTTAGTTCAATCCTTTTTTTACTCACGTTGTTTAGTACCGCTAACTTACAGGCTCAGCAAAACGTCAATAACAGCAAAAACAATTACGTGGTACTTACCAAAAAAATACCGCAACTGCAACCTATACTGTTAACGGCCGAAGCACTCAAAGAAGAAGATGGCAAAGCTTTTGGCGATTTTCAGGTCATCATCTGTGGTAAGGAAATAGGTGATATTACCGATACCGAAAAAATAGCTGCTTTTATTGAAAAAGCAGAAAAGGCTGGAGTGCATCTTGTTGCCTGCGGTTTTTCGCTCAATAAATTCAAAGTCGATAAAACAAAAGTCCCCAAGGAAATGAAGGTAGTGGAAAACGGTATTCTCTACAATTTTCAGCTTCAGAAAAAGGGATATAAAAACATTAGTCTTTAA
- a CDS encoding DoxX family protein yields MTTKILINRRSIQLLRVLVSGIFLVAGTNHVLNIEKTAKRIEQASFKGIAYFFGEPQLLIVVSGIIMVTAGFLFLIGFKTKWAAIILMMVLIPITLTVQVGQITTLGPLFKNIAILGGLLFFVLNDTDNLLK; encoded by the coding sequence ATGACGACAAAAATTTTAATCAACCGTCGTTCCATACAACTGTTACGCGTTTTGGTGAGCGGCATATTCTTGGTTGCGGGAACGAACCATGTACTGAATATTGAAAAGACAGCCAAACGGATAGAACAAGCTAGTTTTAAAGGGATCGCTTATTTTTTTGGCGAGCCTCAACTGCTTATTGTTGTATCTGGCATCATAATGGTTACGGCTGGTTTTTTATTCTTGATAGGATTCAAAACAAAATGGGCGGCAATCATCTTAATGATGGTACTCATCCCAATCACATTAACGGTTCAGGTGGGACAGATCACCACACTTGGACCACTATTTAAAAACATTGCCATTTTAGGTGGACTTCTTTTTTTTGTACTGAACGACACCGATAACCTTTTAAAATAA
- a CDS encoding ISL3 family transposase, with translation MTIKQLIGMPVLIVNNIDYSCSIVKIYASVKAKRSKCPKCEKYSNKVHDHYTRTLSDLPVFQNKTTIILKTRKFKCQNPQCNRKVFSEQTPYILRYSRRTKRVSKILDALSIELTGKLGSILSKQLLISVSSSTVTRIVHRQQLPPIIQPKVLGVDDFAYRKGISYGTILIDMETSKPIDILPSRQGKALKKWLSKYPDVKIVTRDRASSYASAINEVCPNAEQVADRFHLLMNLSDALDKYFKSVNPKIKKLIKDKSNGLLNMSDGQNAGCDKGKKSQPLSKVQKIVEIKVDQRQDTFNKVKELQAKGISKRKIARDLRISRNTVHSYLPLESLPPRISSKSTNIELFAQHIVARLNDQGYMMKDIIDEIYELGYKGSRTQAYHNINIIKERFEISTPDFAQIQKSPI, from the coding sequence ATGACCATAAAACAACTGATTGGCATGCCTGTGCTAATTGTAAATAATATTGATTACTCTTGCTCCATTGTTAAAATATACGCATCAGTAAAAGCTAAGCGATCAAAATGTCCGAAATGTGAAAAATATAGCAATAAAGTTCACGATCATTATACCCGAACACTATCAGATCTTCCAGTATTTCAAAACAAAACCACTATTATCCTAAAGACGCGCAAATTTAAATGCCAAAACCCACAATGTAACCGAAAAGTATTCTCAGAACAAACACCATATATTCTGAGGTATTCAAGAAGAACAAAAAGGGTATCAAAGATACTGGATGCCTTGTCAATTGAATTAACAGGAAAACTGGGCAGTATACTGTCTAAACAACTACTAATTTCGGTTAGCAGCTCAACCGTTACACGAATAGTCCACAGACAACAACTACCACCAATAATACAGCCAAAGGTGCTTGGCGTTGATGATTTTGCATACCGAAAAGGGATAAGTTACGGAACCATCCTCATTGATATGGAGACTTCAAAGCCTATTGATATTTTACCTTCGAGACAGGGCAAAGCGTTAAAAAAGTGGCTGTCAAAATATCCTGATGTGAAAATTGTTACCAGAGACAGGGCCAGTTCGTATGCTTCTGCTATCAATGAAGTTTGTCCAAATGCTGAACAGGTCGCGGACCGATTTCATTTATTAATGAACCTATCCGATGCTTTGGACAAGTATTTCAAAAGTGTGAATCCAAAAATTAAAAAGCTTATTAAAGATAAAAGCAATGGGCTTTTAAATATGTCCGATGGTCAGAATGCAGGCTGTGATAAGGGAAAAAAGTCGCAACCATTATCAAAAGTCCAAAAAATAGTTGAAATAAAAGTAGACCAGAGGCAGGATACCTTCAATAAGGTTAAGGAATTACAGGCTAAGGGCATATCTAAACGAAAGATTGCAAGGGATTTGCGCATAAGCCGTAATACTGTTCATTCATATCTCCCACTAGAATCATTACCTCCCAGAATAAGCTCTAAGTCAACCAATATTGAGTTATTTGCCCAGCACATTGTTGCTCGATTAAATGACCAAGGATATATGATGAAAGATATAATAGACGAGATTTATGAATTGGGATACAAAGGAAGTAGAACGCAGGCTTACCACAATATAAATATCATAAAGGAAAGATTTGAAATATCCACGCCGGATTTTGCACAAATTCAAAAATCCCCTATATAA
- a CDS encoding transposase, translated as MLKRGCGNINRWIEFIKRSKYKMPGLTSFANGLLRDIKAVKNGINMPWSNGAVEGHVNRIKSIKRQMYGRASFDLLRKKVILSQTG; from the coding sequence ATGTTAAAAAGAGGATGTGGCAATATAAACCGATGGATTGAATTTATAAAACGCTCAAAATACAAAATGCCGGGCTTAACCTCTTTTGCCAATGGTTTATTGAGGGATATTAAAGCCGTTAAAAACGGAATTAACATGCCCTGGAGCAATGGTGCTGTGGAAGGCCATGTAAACCGGATAAAGAGTATAAAAAGACAAATGTATGGCAGGGCTAGCTTTGATCTATTGCGTAAGAAGGTGATATTATCTCAAACTGGTTGA
- a CDS encoding TolC family protein — MKPLIFFAIAFLISLIVTAQDKVTLNYFVNKAKENAPVLRENYNLLKIGELQGSIITAQNNAFQVNATSEVFVAPYFDNNGKVIEITTTPSNTAFGYDVGITNGGLYSTQINVTKNLFNQAVTDNLLFQNKISNNTISLSSEEITHNIVKNITDAYVMAYQLQLQEAFTTEILKDLEKRAQVVELLVKRAVLMESDYLLLQLDMDGKKLELQQIQNNLKVAIDQLYNLSGTEIGEIDKLEQPDFLNNQNPSKFFYEKRFQNDSLQIVANQRVFENQYKPQVTAYANTGLNAVEIPNIYRRFGASAGLRLAISIYDGKQRKYNAQQSLLKEESLEFYRENSKVQIDNSIKSIEQQIQALEIAMQLLEEQLKRQETILEIYKGKLVQGQVSIVDYLNVIQNYKLNAYTKLQMQTNYWLLQSQYNFINW; from the coding sequence TTGAAGCCATTAATATTTTTTGCAATAGCTTTTTTAATAAGCTTAATTGTTACTGCTCAGGACAAAGTTACTCTTAATTATTTTGTAAATAAGGCAAAAGAAAATGCGCCTGTACTACGAGAAAATTACAACCTTCTCAAGATTGGAGAACTTCAAGGTAGTATAATTACAGCTCAGAATAATGCTTTTCAAGTCAATGCCACTTCAGAGGTGTTCGTAGCTCCTTATTTTGATAATAATGGAAAGGTTATAGAGATTACTACAACACCTTCCAATACTGCTTTTGGATATGACGTGGGTATAACAAATGGAGGTTTATATTCTACGCAAATCAATGTGACCAAAAACTTATTTAATCAAGCGGTCACAGATAACTTATTGTTTCAAAATAAAATAAGCAACAATACGATTTCACTTTCTTCCGAAGAAATCACACATAACATCGTTAAAAATATAACGGATGCCTATGTTATGGCATACCAATTACAATTGCAAGAGGCTTTTACAACCGAAATTCTTAAAGACCTCGAAAAGCGAGCACAGGTTGTAGAGTTATTAGTAAAACGTGCTGTTTTAATGGAAAGTGATTATTTGTTGTTGCAATTGGATATGGACGGTAAGAAATTAGAATTGCAACAAATACAAAACAACCTGAAAGTAGCCATTGATCAGCTCTATAATTTGAGCGGTACTGAAATTGGCGAGATTGACAAATTAGAACAACCTGATTTTCTTAACAATCAAAATCCATCAAAGTTTTTCTACGAGAAAAGATTTCAAAATGATAGTCTGCAAATTGTTGCCAATCAAAGAGTTTTTGAGAATCAATACAAACCACAGGTAACTGCATACGCAAATACAGGGCTAAATGCCGTTGAAATTCCTAATATATACAGAAGGTTTGGTGCAAGTGCTGGACTGCGGTTAGCGATTTCTATTTATGATGGAAAGCAACGCAAGTACAATGCACAGCAAAGTCTTTTAAAAGAAGAGAGTTTAGAGTTTTACAGGGAGAATTCAAAAGTGCAGATAGATAACAGTATTAAGAGTATCGAACAACAAATACAAGCACTGGAAATAGCTATGCAATTGCTGGAAGAACAATTGAAACGGCAAGAAACTATATTAGAAATCTACAAGGGCAAATTGGTTCAAGGGCAAGTATCTATTGTAGATTACTTAAACGTCATTCAGAATTACAAACTAAATGCTTACACAAAACTTCAAATGCAAACCAACTACTGGTTATTACAAAGCCAGTATAACTTTATAAACTGGTAA